In Nitrospira sp., one genomic interval encodes:
- a CDS encoding glycosyltransferase family 4 protein, with product MLVFLNCSTLFKGGGVQAAVSFIRTVLEQKDDIKWHFVLSRRVFDELHGFDLARGLSKVSIVEVSPARSSQSRDAMKRLEEEVNPDVVFTFFGPAYVAFSKPHLCGVADGWVTHGGYWAWKTMRGLKDISRSICLVAYKAYMYRKADAWVTEAMIAKKGLARRLCIAERRIGIVPNNCGEHYLQASSSPQHTDPKCKLRILCMAAYYRHKNLEIIPAVAKALEACMPGREFEFVLTLPADIEATQRILHHAQKLGVAHHLINVGYVPVNDGPGLYKSCHLLFLPSVLETFSANYPEAMAMGLPIVTVDLDFARSICQQAALYFEPMNPRSAAAEIAKLCIDPALRNNLVNKGRAVLAQIPSAVERYEMYRKCIWQVFRFRGEADLSFLQEAPTRVEFS from the coding sequence ATGCTCGTATTTCTTAATTGTTCCACTCTTTTCAAGGGCGGCGGTGTCCAAGCTGCAGTGTCTTTTATTAGAACAGTGCTGGAACAAAAGGACGATATCAAATGGCATTTTGTCCTTTCCAGGCGTGTGTTCGATGAGCTACATGGTTTTGATCTGGCAAGGGGGTTATCGAAAGTTTCGATTGTCGAGGTCTCCCCTGCTAGGAGCTCTCAAAGTCGTGATGCTATGAAACGCCTGGAGGAAGAAGTTAATCCAGATGTCGTATTCACATTCTTTGGTCCTGCCTATGTTGCCTTCTCGAAGCCGCATCTATGCGGCGTAGCTGATGGCTGGGTCACGCACGGGGGTTATTGGGCATGGAAGACTATGCGAGGCCTCAAGGATATAAGCCGATCAATCTGCCTCGTTGCCTATAAGGCCTACATGTATCGTAAGGCTGATGCGTGGGTGACAGAAGCAATGATTGCCAAGAAGGGATTGGCTCGCCGGTTATGCATAGCGGAACGCCGGATTGGAATAGTTCCCAACAATTGCGGCGAGCATTATTTGCAGGCCTCATCCTCCCCCCAGCATACCGACCCAAAATGCAAACTCCGGATCCTGTGTATGGCCGCCTATTACAGGCATAAAAACTTAGAGATTATTCCGGCTGTGGCAAAGGCACTCGAAGCTTGTATGCCTGGCCGCGAATTTGAATTCGTTCTCACTCTGCCGGCAGATATTGAGGCTACCCAGAGAATACTGCACCATGCGCAGAAGCTAGGCGTGGCACATCACCTGATTAATGTGGGATACGTGCCTGTCAATGACGGACCTGGTCTCTATAAGTCTTGCCACCTCTTGTTTCTCCCCTCCGTACTTGAAACCTTTTCAGCGAACTATCCTGAGGCCATGGCGATGGGTCTCCCCATTGTGACCGTTGATCTCGATTTCGCTCGTTCGATTTGTCAACAGGCGGCCTTGTATTTTGAACCTATGAACCCCAGGTCCGCTGCCGCTGAGATTGCAAAACTGTGCATAGATCCTGCTTTGCGGAACAACCTTGTCAACAAAGGCAGAGCGGTTCTTGCTCAAATTCCATCGGCGGTGGAACGTTACGAGATGTATCGCAAATGTATTTGGCAGGTATTTCGATTTAGAGGAGAAGCGGACCTCTCCTTTCTACAGGAAGCACCTACCCGCGTGGAGTTTTCCTAG
- a CDS encoding glycosyltransferase family 4 protein — protein sequence MKILFVTNDVPYPPNNGVRIVSHNFMRLMHEAGHQLGLAVLTDDLVHAERHFSQAARFCGKDLAWWVPLRYRKRHELLVMAALKNKLVFIERYYSDQFRLRLSHFIKEFNPDVIHFDLIPMTQYIDLVPPTIGTVASINDSWTLALEDGLRSSKYRGAERVYRMYEFYRVRNYERITYPKFGITHVVSESDKQYLMRLNTNIRATVISNGVNPALFGIAGATLGQVNMLFLGKLAGDNLHCLLQFLKKSWPIVKTRLPQAKLHIVGAIGREGQVVKQLADSDGGLVLRGYVSDLGEVYAECGIAVIPILKSCGILNKAIEAMAAGLVAVGFKSSFAGIPEAQDKVHFLAASDYDAMGCCLVDVVQNGTMRSAIQRNAHSLARKFYSWQDRLPKLEAMYSLARQQCQEPTVSS from the coding sequence ATGAAGATACTGTTCGTTACAAATGATGTGCCATACCCTCCAAACAATGGCGTCCGGATCGTTTCTCACAACTTTATGCGGTTAATGCATGAGGCTGGCCATCAACTTGGGCTGGCGGTACTTACAGATGATCTCGTACATGCCGAAAGGCATTTCTCGCAGGCTGCTCGGTTTTGCGGGAAAGACCTTGCCTGGTGGGTGCCGCTCAGGTACCGCAAAAGGCATGAGCTGTTAGTAATGGCAGCCCTCAAGAACAAGCTTGTGTTCATTGAGCGGTACTACTCGGACCAGTTTCGGCTGCGACTTAGTCATTTCATCAAGGAGTTCAATCCAGATGTCATACATTTCGATTTGATCCCTATGACTCAGTACATAGATTTAGTGCCACCAACAATTGGGACAGTCGCATCAATTAACGACAGCTGGACACTTGCACTCGAAGATGGGCTAAGGTCTTCAAAGTACAGAGGGGCGGAGCGAGTTTATAGGATGTACGAGTTTTACCGGGTTAGAAACTACGAACGAATAACCTATCCCAAATTCGGCATTACCCACGTCGTGAGTGAATCGGACAAGCAATACTTAATGCGACTGAATACTAATATTCGTGCAACCGTTATTTCTAACGGTGTTAACCCAGCTCTCTTTGGAATCGCAGGCGCAACCCTAGGACAGGTTAATATGCTGTTTTTAGGAAAGCTGGCTGGAGATAACCTGCATTGCCTTTTGCAGTTCTTGAAAAAAAGTTGGCCGATAGTAAAAACCCGTCTTCCCCAGGCCAAATTGCATATAGTAGGGGCAATAGGAAGAGAAGGACAGGTAGTAAAACAATTGGCTGATTCCGATGGGGGGCTTGTACTGAGGGGATATGTGAGCGACCTCGGTGAGGTATATGCAGAGTGCGGAATAGCTGTCATTCCGATTCTAAAGTCGTGTGGGATTCTGAACAAGGCAATCGAAGCGATGGCTGCTGGTTTGGTGGCAGTGGGCTTCAAAAGCTCATTTGCAGGAATTCCGGAGGCACAAGATAAGGTGCACTTTTTGGCAGCCAGTGACTATGATGCGATGGGGTGTTGTCTTGTCGATGTAGTGCAGAATGGCACGATGCGCTCTGCTATTCAAAGGAACGCCCATTCATTGGCTCGAAAGTTTTACTCCTGGCAGGATCGCCTTCCAAAGCTGGAAGCGATGTATTCTCTGGCTCGGCAGCAATGTCAGGAACCAACGGTAAGTAGTTAG
- a CDS encoding class I SAM-dependent methyltransferase: protein METMKRTGYDQRLGMGRALPKKPDQDLDDDPAMMVQEQIARIKFLAGKTVIAGKGILDLGCGAGFNTAYLMSKLNASRVLGVDISTTAVEFARRTYPFGHFLEGDISSPLLDCGTAAWDVILCCEVIEHVPHPEALLDTVHRHLDGAGIAFISTPNRPVFSLDYEPSPVNHTHIKEYTLSEFHDMLQAKFSKVEIWGQRFSNAQHFAMQQGIVLRNIADYRLLGEWYWQNSVRRIWKTLRLEPLRRWCGGGLRYDHRDFTFVNPVSQDSVWLCALVGK, encoded by the coding sequence ATGGAGACAATGAAGCGAACCGGCTACGATCAGCGACTGGGAATGGGACGGGCGCTTCCGAAGAAGCCAGATCAAGACTTAGATGATGATCCTGCCATGATGGTCCAAGAGCAGATCGCCAGAATTAAATTCCTGGCGGGTAAGACCGTGATAGCCGGAAAGGGAATTCTAGATCTGGGATGTGGCGCGGGATTTAATACTGCCTATCTAATGAGCAAGTTAAACGCCAGTCGGGTTTTGGGAGTGGATATCTCTACAACTGCAGTCGAGTTTGCACGCAGAACGTATCCCTTTGGACACTTTCTTGAAGGAGACATTTCAAGCCCGCTTCTAGACTGCGGAACAGCGGCGTGGGATGTGATCCTGTGTTGCGAGGTTATCGAGCATGTACCCCACCCCGAGGCGTTGCTGGATACGGTTCATCGTCATCTCGATGGCGCCGGAATCGCGTTCATATCCACTCCAAACCGTCCGGTGTTCTCGTTGGATTATGAGCCTTCTCCGGTAAATCACACACACATAAAAGAATACACGTTGAGTGAGTTCCACGACATGCTGCAGGCGAAGTTTTCCAAAGTTGAGATCTGGGGGCAACGTTTCTCCAATGCACAACACTTTGCAATGCAGCAGGGGATAGTCTTGCGCAACATCGCCGATTATCGTCTTTTGGGTGAATGGTACTGGCAGAACTCAGTGCGCCGGATTTGGAAAACGCTACGGCTCGAGCCCCTTCGCAGATGGTGTGGGGGTGGGCTTCGATATGATCATCGGGATTTCACGTTCGTCAATCCCGTGAGTCAGGACAGTGTCTGGCTCTGTGCCTTGGTCGGTAAATGA